A section of the Elizabethkingia anophelis R26 genome encodes:
- a CDS encoding DUF1569 domain-containing protein, with the protein MKKNLLKEEASDSIITRVKNLSAAHQPQWGGMTASEMLLHCNSCNRQILEESRGDKKTTIKQYLLRVLALYIAPNFKKNIKGELRHIAKGKANISDFEEQRNEFILLIGEFPANDHPLTLSHPAFGNISTNEWGIAAYKHMDHHLRQFGV; encoded by the coding sequence ATGAAAAAAAATCTTTTGAAAGAAGAGGCTTCAGATTCCATTATTACCAGAGTTAAAAATTTATCTGCAGCACACCAGCCCCAGTGGGGAGGAATGACTGCTAGTGAAATGCTTCTTCATTGTAATTCCTGCAACAGACAAATTCTGGAAGAAAGCAGAGGAGATAAAAAAACAACTATAAAACAATATTTACTGAGAGTTCTCGCACTTTACATAGCCCCCAATTTTAAAAAGAATATTAAAGGTGAACTCAGGCATATTGCAAAAGGAAAGGCAAATATTTCTGATTTTGAAGAACAGAGAAATGAATTTATTCTGTTAATTGGTGAATTCCCGGCTAACGATCATCCCCTTACACTTTCTCATCCCGCTTTTGGAAATATTTCAACAAATGAATGGGGTATAGCAGCCTATAAACATATGGATCACCATTTAAGGCAATTTGGGGTATAG
- a CDS encoding bacteriocin-like protein: MKKLKKISRKELKQVKGGGFITKCTGKEEGAFCDWHGASGYGTGTCGYDGKTFRCIPD, translated from the coding sequence ATGAAAAAATTAAAAAAAATTTCAAGAAAAGAATTAAAACAAGTTAAAGGCGGAGGATTTATTACCAAATGTACAGGAAAAGAAGAAGGTGCATTCTGTGACTGGCATGGTGCAAGCGGATATGGCACAGGAACATGTGGATATGATGGTAAAACATTCAGATGCATTCCTGACTAG
- a CDS encoding dihydrofolate reductase family protein, translating into MRKLKLQMHISLDGYAAGLNGETDWIFLSGKQDPAAFQFIVDLAETSDTLLLGRKMTPEFIQHWENVFDNQADSPAYAMAKPIVGMRKIVFSRGENSVVGRNVEVENGDLETVVRTLKNQPGKDILVYGGCNFVSSLISLDLIDEYYMIINPIALGSGQPIFKNQKILELQSSIAFSHGKVINKYISI; encoded by the coding sequence ATGCGAAAATTAAAACTGCAAATGCACATTTCTCTGGATGGCTACGCTGCAGGACTTAATGGTGAGACAGACTGGATATTTTTATCGGGTAAACAGGATCCGGCTGCATTCCAATTTATTGTAGATCTTGCAGAGACTAGTGATACGCTCTTACTCGGTAGGAAAATGACTCCGGAATTTATTCAGCATTGGGAAAATGTATTCGATAATCAAGCCGACAGTCCGGCGTATGCAATGGCTAAACCTATAGTTGGTATGAGGAAAATAGTTTTTAGCCGTGGTGAAAACTCTGTTGTGGGACGTAATGTTGAAGTAGAAAACGGAGATTTGGAAACAGTTGTGAGAACTCTCAAAAATCAACCGGGAAAAGATATTCTGGTGTATGGCGGCTGCAACTTTGTAAGCTCACTTATCAGCCTCGACCTTATTGATGAATATTACATGATTATCAATCCTATTGCACTTGGCAGTGGACAACCTATTTTTAAAAATCAAAAAATACTGGAGTTACAAAGCTCAATAGCTTTCAGTCATGGGAAAGTGATTAATAAGTATATTTCGATATAG
- the dnaK gene encoding molecular chaperone DnaK: MSKIIGIDLGTTNSCVAVMEGKDPVVIPNAEGKRTTPSIVAFTEDGERKVGDPAKRQAVTNPVNTVYSIKRFIGTHFKDDGSEIARVPYKVVSGPNDTVKVKIDDREYTPQEISAMILQKMKKTAEDYLGQEVTRAVITVPAYFNDAQRQATKEAGEIAGLKVERIINEPTAAALAYGLDKSHKDQKIAVYDLGGGTFDISILDLGDGVFEVLSTNGDTHLGGDDFDDVIINWMADEFKAEEGVDLKADAIALQRLKEAAEKAKIELSSSSQTEINLPYITATATGPKHLVKTLTRAKFEQLSADLVRRSMEPCKKALQDAGLSTSDIDEVILVGGSTRIPIIQEEVEKFFGKKPSKGVNPDEVVAVGAAIQGGVLTGDVKDVLLLDVTPLSLGIETMGSVFTKLIEANTTIPTKKSEVFSTASDNQPAVTIRVGQGERPMFNDNKEIGRFELTDIPPAPRGVPQIEVTFDIDANGILSVSAKDKGTGKEQSIKIQASSGLSDEEIERMKKEAQENASADAKKKEEVEVFNKADGLIFQTEKQLKEFGDKLSADKKAAIEAAAAELKTAFDAKDTEAVKAKTEALDAAWMAASEEMYAQQQANPQAGAQQNAGGGAEDVQDADFEEVK, translated from the coding sequence ATGAGCAAAATAATCGGAATTGACTTAGGAACAACCAACTCTTGTGTTGCCGTAATGGAGGGGAAAGACCCTGTTGTTATTCCTAATGCGGAAGGTAAAAGAACAACACCTTCTATCGTAGCATTCACTGAAGATGGTGAAAGAAAAGTAGGTGATCCTGCAAAAAGACAAGCTGTAACCAACCCAGTAAATACAGTTTATTCTATCAAAAGATTTATCGGAACTCACTTTAAAGATGATGGTTCTGAAATAGCTAGAGTTCCTTACAAAGTTGTAAGCGGACCAAACGATACTGTAAAAGTAAAAATTGACGACAGAGAATATACACCACAGGAGATTTCAGCAATGATCCTTCAGAAAATGAAGAAAACAGCTGAAGATTATCTTGGCCAGGAAGTAACAAGAGCTGTAATTACTGTTCCTGCTTACTTTAACGATGCACAAAGACAGGCTACAAAAGAAGCCGGAGAAATTGCAGGTCTTAAAGTGGAAAGAATTATCAACGAGCCTACAGCTGCTGCTTTGGCTTACGGATTAGATAAAAGCCACAAAGATCAGAAGATTGCTGTATATGACCTTGGAGGTGGTACTTTCGATATTTCTATCCTTGACTTAGGTGATGGTGTATTCGAAGTTTTGTCTACAAACGGTGATACTCACCTTGGTGGTGATGACTTCGATGATGTAATCATTAACTGGATGGCAGATGAATTCAAAGCTGAAGAAGGTGTAGATCTTAAAGCGGATGCTATCGCTCTTCAACGTTTAAAAGAAGCTGCTGAAAAAGCTAAAATCGAGTTATCTTCTTCTTCTCAGACTGAAATTAACTTACCATATATTACTGCAACGGCTACAGGTCCTAAGCACTTGGTTAAAACTTTAACCAGAGCTAAGTTCGAGCAATTATCTGCTGATCTTGTAAGACGTTCTATGGAGCCTTGTAAAAAAGCTCTTCAGGATGCAGGACTTTCAACTTCTGATATCGACGAAGTAATCTTAGTAGGTGGTTCTACACGTATTCCTATTATCCAGGAAGAAGTAGAAAAATTCTTTGGTAAAAAACCTTCTAAAGGTGTTAACCCGGATGAAGTAGTAGCTGTTGGTGCTGCAATTCAGGGTGGTGTATTAACAGGTGACGTAAAAGATGTATTACTTCTTGACGTAACTCCACTTTCTTTAGGTATTGAAACTATGGGTTCTGTATTCACTAAACTAATTGAGGCGAATACAACTATCCCAACTAAAAAATCTGAAGTATTCTCTACGGCGTCCGACAATCAGCCGGCAGTAACTATCAGAGTAGGACAAGGGGAGAGACCAATGTTCAACGATAACAAAGAAATCGGTAGATTCGAATTAACAGATATTCCACCAGCACCAAGAGGAGTTCCTCAGATTGAAGTAACTTTCGATATCGATGCTAATGGTATCTTAAGTGTATCTGCTAAAGATAAAGGGACTGGTAAAGAGCAGTCTATCAAAATTCAGGCTTCTTCTGGCCTTTCTGACGAAGAAATCGAAAGAATGAAAAAAGAAGCTCAGGAAAATGCTTCTGCAGATGCTAAGAAAAAAGAAGAAGTTGAAGTATTCAACAAAGCTGACGGATTAATCTTCCAGACCGAAAAACAATTGAAAGAGTTTGGAGATAAGCTTTCTGCTGACAAAAAAGCTGCAATTGAAGCTGCAGCAGCTGAACTTAAAACTGCTTTTGATGCTAAAGATACTGAAGCTGTTAAAGCTAAAACTGAAGCTTTAGATGCAGCATGGATGGCAGCATCTGAAGAAATGTATGCACAACAACAAGCTAACCCGCAGGCTGGGGCTCAGCAAAATGCAGGTGGTGGTGCAGAAGATGTACAGGACGCTGACTTCGAAGAAGTAAAATAA
- a CDS encoding DUF7674 family protein translates to MMNDKMQTINKKIATEYLKISYPSIRNEITQLSAQNNFAGIIQAVINHLKILLQEAKINMISYHIKSMEWLYRNGNNYIKYIIESLFIRSFESMKRISEDQHWEKLYEYMPVRFQEIYQEQIRKDEIIIQKK, encoded by the coding sequence ATGATGAACGACAAAATGCAAACGATCAATAAGAAAATAGCTACAGAATATTTAAAAATATCTTACCCTTCCATCCGGAATGAAATTACCCAGTTATCTGCCCAAAATAATTTTGCAGGAATTATACAGGCCGTTATCAACCACCTGAAAATTCTTTTGCAGGAGGCTAAAATCAACATGATTTCCTACCATATAAAATCTATGGAATGGCTTTACAGAAACGGAAATAATTATATAAAATATATTATTGAAAGCCTTTTTATAAGATCTTTTGAAAGCATGAAAAGAATTTCAGAAGACCAGCATTGGGAAAAGCTGTACGAGTATATGCCGGTAAGATTTCAGGAAATATATCAGGAACAAATCCGAAAAGATGAAATCATCATTCAGAAAAAATAA
- a CDS encoding DUF7674 family protein — MNHLEARQEITAIIPEIKNELSDQNTSGIIQIFTDRIREMIRKNENLLLFKSLEKMDLIYKKGDTALKNAVENIFIYSLDYLTASCNKEYRRVIFCNISPELQKIYFRQIYKPGM; from the coding sequence ATGAATCATTTAGAAGCAAGACAGGAAATAACAGCCATTATTCCGGAAATAAAAAATGAACTCTCCGATCAGAACACTTCTGGTATTATTCAGATATTCACAGACAGAATAAGAGAGATGATCCGTAAAAATGAAAATCTCCTTTTATTCAAGAGCCTGGAGAAGATGGATCTTATTTACAAAAAAGGAGATACAGCACTAAAAAATGCGGTGGAAAATATTTTCATTTATTCTCTGGATTATTTAACGGCTTCCTGCAACAAAGAATACAGAAGGGTAATTTTTTGCAATATTTCTCCGGAATTACAAAAGATATACTTCCGGCAGATTTACAAACCTGGAATGTAA